In Desulfomonile tiedjei DSM 6799, a genomic segment contains:
- a CDS encoding metallophosphoesterase family protein: protein MARIVHLSDLHFGTVVPELVEPLLSEIRQLEPTVIVISGDLTQRARRHQYEEAAAFIARLPSPKLIIPGNHDVPLWNVYNRFLQPLTRYRRYIGINIEPQYRDDELFIMGINSARSFVFDGGRISYKQMERLETDMRSVNSDIWKIVAVHHPIVASEEIKGIAAVGRAEKALASMERAGVDMVLAGHAHHRYTLQTAKSDEETRSILIVQAGTALSHRTRSTPNSFNVIDTTRNYADVTAYEWDATRNEFARIMCVRFRDRGKWITSPAGCLEE from the coding sequence ATGGCCCGAATAGTACATCTTTCCGATCTCCATTTCGGGACGGTCGTGCCCGAACTGGTGGAACCTCTCCTCTCCGAAATACGCCAACTGGAACCCACCGTAATCGTGATATCCGGGGATCTCACGCAACGGGCAAGAAGGCACCAGTACGAAGAAGCCGCGGCTTTCATAGCACGACTCCCGAGCCCGAAACTAATTATTCCGGGGAATCACGATGTACCGCTCTGGAACGTGTACAACCGATTCCTTCAACCTCTGACCCGCTACCGGCGTTACATAGGGATCAATATAGAACCGCAATATCGAGACGACGAACTGTTCATTATGGGAATTAACTCCGCACGCTCATTTGTTTTTGACGGCGGCCGTATATCTTATAAGCAAATGGAACGGTTGGAGACCGACATGCGATCCGTGAATTCCGATATCTGGAAGATCGTCGCAGTCCATCATCCCATTGTTGCTTCCGAGGAAATCAAGGGAATCGCTGCAGTGGGTCGAGCTGAAAAGGCACTGGCTTCCATGGAAAGAGCCGGTGTAGATATGGTCCTGGCAGGACACGCCCATCATCGATACACTTTGCAGACAGCCAAAAGCGACGAAGAAACTCGGTCCATTCTCATAGTGCAGGCCGGGACCGCGTTGTCTCATCGCACAAGATCAACGCCCAACAGCTTCAATGTAATTGATACAACTCGGAATTATGCGGATGTCACAGCGTACGAATGGGATGCAACCCGGAACGAATTTGCCCGGATCATGTGTGTGCGTTTCCGAGATCGTGGAAAATGGATTACAAGTCCCGCAGGCTGTTTGGAAGAGTAA